In Janthinobacterium agaricidamnosum NBRC 102515 = DSM 9628, the DNA window ACGTCGATCATGTCCAGCAGCGGCCGGCGCGGTTTGCCGGGACCGGCAAAAACGGCGCGCAAGGCGCTGCTGAGCCGGCCGAAAAATCCGCTGGACCGGGAGCAGGTGATCGCCCACATGGCGCGCAGCGCGCACCTGATCGGCAGCCCGGCGTATCCGACGCCGGACAGGGTGATGCGCCAGCACGTGGAACAGTTTTTGACGCGCGGCAGTTGCCCGGCCGGCATGGCGCGCCAGATGGCGGCGATTGCCGCCTCGGGCCAGCGTACCGGATTGCTGAAAACCATCACTTGTCCCAGCATGGTGATTCACGGCATGGCCGATCCGCTGATACCGGCCGCTTGCGGCATCGATACGGCGGCGCTGATTCCAGGTGCCGATCTGCATCTGATCGAAGGCATGGGCCACGATTTGCCGGCGCAATTGATCGAACGCCTGCTCGCCTTGATCGATGGGCATCTGCACGGTAAGATGGCAGCGCAGTCGAGTTCGCAAATCGCCCAAAGCTGAGACGAACGCTGAGCCACCATCTGATCGAGATATCTTGAAAACACCCCAAATCGGCATCGCGATTGCCGCCCCCGGCGGTTACGCGCTGGACCCGGATGCGCTGCAGCGCGGCATCGAGCGCCTGCGCGAGCAGGGCTGCCTGGTCCATAATTACTACGACCCGGCGCAAAAATTCCAGCGCTTCGGCGGCACCGAGGCGGGCCGGCTGGCGCAGCTGCACGCCGCCGCCGCCGACCCCGAAGTGCAGGTGGTGATGGCGCTGCGCGGCAGCTACGGCATCAGCCGCATCTTGCCGGACATCGATTTTGATGCGATGGCGGCCAGCGGCAAACTGTTCGTCGGCTACAGCGATTTCACCGCCTTCCACATGGGCTTGATGGCCAGGACCGGCCGGGGCAGCTTTGCCGGACCGATGTTTTGCGACGATTTCATCCGCGATGAGCCGGTCGATTTCACCTTGCAGCAATTATGGGATTGCCTGCAAGGCCCGAGCCACACGATCACCGCCAGGGCCAGCGGCAATCCGCAGGTCGATCTGTCCGGCAAATTATGGGGCGGCAACCTGGCGATGCTGGTGCATTTGCTGGGCACGCCGTATTTCCCGCACATCGATGGCGGCATCCTGTTCGTCGAAGACGTCAACGAACATCCGTACCGGGTCGAACGCATGTTGCTGCAACTATTCCATGCCGGCGTGATCGGCCGCCAGCAAGCGGTGCTGCTGGGCGATTTTTCGCTGTACCGGCTCGGCGAGCAAGACAATGGCTACGACTTCGACGCGATGCTGGCCTATCTGCGCCAGCGCCTGCCGGTGCCGCTGCTGACCGGGCTGGAATTCGGCCACATCAAGCGCCGCGTCACATTGCCGTTCGGCGGCCAGGCGCGGCTGCGTTCCGATGCCGACGGTTTTGAGCTCAGCGTCACCGATTATCCGACCTTGCCGGCCGGCTGAATGGCGCGACGATGACCGCGCCGCGCCTGCTGCATGTGGATGTCTTGCGCGGACTGGCGGTGTTCGGCATCTTGCTGGTGAATATCTGGAGCTTTGCGTGGGGCACGTCGTCGCTGCGTTATGGCGTGTTGCCGCCAGATGCGTCGGTGCTCGATGGCCTGGCCGTGTTCGGCGTCGCCTTGCTGGCGGAACTGAAGTTTTATCCGATCTTCGCCTTCCTGTTCGGCGCCGGTTTCGCCTTGCAAACCCGCAGCCTGAAGCGCCAACTGGGCAACTGGCAGGCGGCGCAAGCCCGTTACTGGCGCCGCCTGATGTGGCTGCTCGGCTGCGGCATATTGCATGGCATGCTGGTGTGGAGCGGCGACGTGCTGACCTCGTATGCCTTCAGCGGCTTGCTGATCCTGCGCCTGTCGACCGCGCCGGTGCACCGCATTTGCCGCGCGGTATTGACGGCAGCCTTGGCCTTCGCCGCGGTCATCCTGGCCTTGTACCTGTTGCTGGGCGTGGTGATTTCCTACCGCGAAGTGAACGATATCTGGCTGGCCGCCGAGAACTTGCGCGCCGTCTACAGTCAAGGTTCCTTGCCGGACATCGCCTGGCAACGGGCCGGCGATTATGTGACCG includes these proteins:
- a CDS encoding alpha/beta fold hydrolase, encoding MATLSANGMTIAYDTHGDPRDPAVLLIMGLGMQLISWPIDLVDGLVEQGLYVIRYDHRDAGLSTKLDQFGTPNLPLLYIKNVLGWKVRSAYTLYDMADDALGLLDGLKIRQAHLIGVSMGGMIAQVMAARFPRRTLSLTSIMSSSGRRGLPGPAKTARKALLSRPKNPLDREQVIAHMARSAHLIGSPAYPTPDRVMRQHVEQFLTRGSCPAGMARQMAAIAASGQRTGLLKTITCPSMVIHGMADPLIPAACGIDTAALIPGADLHLIEGMGHDLPAQLIERLLALIDGHLHGKMAAQSSSQIAQS
- a CDS encoding DUF418 domain-containing protein, encoding MTAPRLLHVDVLRGLAVFGILLVNIWSFAWGTSSLRYGVLPPDASVLDGLAVFGVALLAELKFYPIFAFLFGAGFALQTRSLKRQLGNWQAAQARYWRRLMWLLGCGILHGMLVWSGDVLTSYAFSGLLILRLSTAPVHRICRAVLTAALAFAAVILALYLLLGVVISYREVNDIWLAAENLRAVYSQGSLPDIAWQRAGDYVTAQLAGVLMLPHTIALFLLGMLAVRLGWLTRPERHRAAWRRVRLLGLGLGLPLNLLWACAALLQALNPHQATINVPLLEYLMYFTGPLLAAAYVAALVLARKTVLALLARWLEPVGRMALSNYLLQSLAGTLLLQGSGLGWAATITPSQLMLLALAMMLFQAGLSRWWMARYQQGPAEALWRHYVLGGRQA
- the ldcA gene encoding muramoyltetrapeptide carboxypeptidase codes for the protein MKTPQIGIAIAAPGGYALDPDALQRGIERLREQGCLVHNYYDPAQKFQRFGGTEAGRLAQLHAAAADPEVQVVMALRGSYGISRILPDIDFDAMAASGKLFVGYSDFTAFHMGLMARTGRGSFAGPMFCDDFIRDEPVDFTLQQLWDCLQGPSHTITARASGNPQVDLSGKLWGGNLAMLVHLLGTPYFPHIDGGILFVEDVNEHPYRVERMLLQLFHAGVIGRQQAVLLGDFSLYRLGEQDNGYDFDAMLAYLRQRLPVPLLTGLEFGHIKRRVTLPFGGQARLRSDADGFELSVTDYPTLPAG